CAACCCGCAAGAAAACATATTGATAAAGAGAGCAATGCACAACACGAAACCGCCAACATCGACGGCTTCCTCCTGAGGCCCAGGAATCTCGAAGAGCACCCTGTCAGGGACACGGTAACTGGAGATCAGCGACTGTAGAAAGTCACAGAAGGCTTCTTAGTGCCAGTAACAATTGGTGTAGCCTAGCTCCAGGACATTGGCCTCGAGTTGGTGTTGCTCATCAGGAATCATAGGCTCAGTGGACCTTTTTGAAGCCATTCAGAGAAAAAGGGATAAAGGAGATGGAGGGAAGAACAGAGATGCAAGGGGAAAGTAAGTGAAGTAAGAAGGAAGCAGGAGACAAGGCTTATGGAGGGGAGCAGCTGTTGATCTTCCAACTTCCACAAACAAAGCGTGGGAGGTGGAACGGTTCATTATTGCAGAGGGGATAGAACTCCCACCATCGAGTACCGGGATCCAATCATCGAGGACTATGTCAGAGGAGTTGGAAAATGGAATATGGTCTGTTGAATCAAGCAATGACAGGAAGCACAAAAGCTCGACGCTTGGGAGGGTCAAGGGGTAAAGGCGTCATCTCACCTTGGCCAAATGGGTATAATGCAACAatgacaacaaaaataaaagaaagaaccaAAAATTCACATCGGCCTAATCCAATGAAAATTGACAGGGTAACTATTAGGGAAttttttcccccaagcccaaaaGACCTAGAGCTGAGCCCAATACCTAAGGGCCCAAACTAGCCAAGCCATCTACCAACCTGACTAAAAGGGCTTTTGGCCTAGGTAATTGGGTTTGGGGCCTCAAAGCAGAGATCAGCCCACTACCCAGGAAGTGCGAGAAATCTACCCTagtgaaaaggaaagagaaacaCGCCATCTTGTCAGAACTAAACCCTAGGACGAAATAGAGAATCACGTTGTATTAAGTGCACCCTCTAGAGGATCATGCCACATTAATTGTATCATCCCAAAGGGCCACACCGCATGAAATGAGCATGGCAGAAGGGATTTTAGGAAGGCATCCTGCCCCACAGGGCATGGCTACCAAGTCCTCAAAGCCAGGTATATAAGAGAGCCCCCAGGTACTTTGGACTCTCTAAACTCTCTTGCATAATCTCctgaagtatatttttttactttggcATTGAAGGCTTCCCCGGCCACCACAAGGGCCACTACTTCTTGATCTTTTCTCTGTGTTTGCAAGCCCAAAACTGAATACCTGAACTACTGAGGGCCCGGCCCAAAGGCATATGAAATACGATGTTAACaatccaaatacaaaattttcaaattaatcgttacaacttttccaaacttttaaacaaaaataaaaaacaatccaacttttttaaatgtcaaaataaaaataatattataaaaatataatctaacaatattttaattttataatattttttattcaactttttctctttcttttttcaaaacttaaaaaatattccACTCAAACGATCTCACTACtagtaataaattattttattattaatcacaaaattatcatttcatctcactccCTAAACTAGCCCATCTTCTTAAATATTGCTGTGTCAACACCAACCAGCCATAACTATTTAAAAGTGCAAATTACTTACATTTTTCTGTCATAGTGGACCCACATCGGTAATGacttgaatatataaaaaaaatgcttgtaaatagattttttccgAGCTTGAAACTGTCTACTGTTCTGGCTATTTAGCATAGAAAGTTATTAATCCTAGGCATACCAGTACATGGGTTACAGAACTCAAATGTTTAACTTGCAAAGCTCGCTTCTGTCAAGGGAATTTGCCCAATAAAAAAGGTTGTCTAATATTCATGTGAATGTCTGCCAAATATCCCACTTTACATGTCACACCAATAGTGTGTTGACGTTTGTCTAAGAAAAATCTAAAGAGTTGTTggtatttatatttcttttctttcttattcaCAAAGAAATATAAGATCCAAATTTGGTGAAGGGCAAAACTTGCATTTTTGGATCAATTTCTCtaaacataaaaacataacaagATTAAAAGAGagcatttaaaaatatttacagtctCCGTACATTCATCATCATTTACAGGAAATTTTTTATCAAGACCCTGAACACTTCCGAAATTAATAGGAACATTGTTCCCAGACACCCAATCTaaatgagaatatatatatatatatatactagttaaggaCTAACGTGCGATGCACGTTTGCTTCGTTGTATTGTTAACCTGTTTAGTTAAGTTACAAAAATTTGTCGGCAAAAATATTACAGTATACagatataaacaacaaaatgagttatggatttgtttttttgtctaGTTGTCATTCAAGCTCAGGTCCATATTGGACAGGATCGATGGAGATAACATTGAAGTTTTTGTGTCTCTGTTGGTTGAATATTTCTGGGTCTACAGCAAGTTGAATCATCCACTGATTTTCTGAAACTTCTGATGCCATTTTTTGTATAAATGGTAAATGTTCCTGTGTAGTAAATATTTAGTGAGATTAGATAAttaataaatgtaaaaaaaatttatatataattttatttgaaaattttgttaaaaagaataaagttaCATCTCCAGTATGATTCATGAAATCAATGGTTGAATGACCCAATGCTTTTTCTGCAAGTTCACCAAACATAACAGCTGCTAATTTTCCTATCCCGTCATCAACTTCAACATATGCTCGACAActgtaaataataaaagtattattttttgttagtattggtaaaattaatatgtgaataattttgaaatgatttgttaattattgaagttaaaaaaatgtgtacCGTGGTTCAGCAACACTTTGATGTTTGCAGTGATAACAGAGAAAGCTTTCATTATGGTCATGCCCAGTTACTTTGTTACAATTGATGCATGACATATAGAAGAAGATTTGGCGcaaatttatgatatttatctttgccttgatccagaattttgctttctatattatattaagaataatattttatttaatgagaaggaatataaatataaatatgatgttaagaaaaataatttacctCCATTGGTTGCAAACTTTTTAGTAATGCAGCAACAtcacaattttttgttatttgtcaAATACCAACTGACGATAAAGATGTAGATGGATATTTTAACGATTTTGCAATTATGACTTCAAGTCTTGAATCATTGATTGTAatccttaaaaaaagaaaaaaataaattataattggaACATTTTTAATAGATGTGTTAATAAAACATAGTGTAATTAATATGAATTACCATCTTTGCAGTGGTTTTGCTTCAGGGATAAGAGGATTGATTGTAAATGCACTTGCTGGTCGAGATGAAAGAGATAGTCCTGtttcattaatataaataattgttaattaaaaaatataagattgaAAATAAGAATTAAGAACTTGAATTATTAGAATTACCATTGTAAGAACGAACTTTGGGCTTTGTTGCAAGTAGAATTGGTTTTGTTTCGATtatttcagaaatttttttgCATTCATCTTGAACAAAACAACCCCACATAGTCAACGAGATAGGATTGAAGCTACGtgatatgaaagaagaaaattaaaaagaatttataaaataattttaaaaaattaaaaaggggaaaaaaaatttacctttgATCTATAACATAGATCTCTTGAAGAGTAGCTGGTCCATTTGTTAATGTTATTTCTTTTGGAGGTTTGATGTGAAGAGCAACTGCCAAGAGAtctgattaaaaatattgaaattattagttgtttaggaaaaaaagaattaaaaaatgataataatttacCTATTTCTGCAATTGAATCCTTATAAGCATCCAACTCGTTAATGGGAATGAGGTTGTACTTTGGTATTTCTACTTGTTGTTCATTTTCTGGTATCTCTTCGAtgattttttttgcatttataaTCCATTGGTATTGATGCGACTCAGTTTGATATTTAGGATCCAGTAGCTTGACATATGCGTTTATAATATAATAGGATCGAAACATCTGTAGAGAGTCTTCTCTTGAATCaatatcatttccaaatattGTTACTTGCAAATGATTTCcctatattatataagaaagtataggttgttagtttttataataagtaaggaatttgtttttaaaaaaaagtaaaaaaattttacaagtaAATGTAATTACATAGAATGTGTAAGATATgttatataaagtatatatatataggtatatttGTAGAATAAATtgtaagtaaagaaaaaaatattgtaccTGTTCATCTACCAACATTAGATTTTAGTATTTTACTGATGAGTGTTGCCCAATTCGTTTGGGGGATTTTTCAACTACGAGCATTTTGATTTTCCAGTCCCTTGTCTTTAGAATAATATCTTTAATTGATGTATAAGTGATCCGCATTTTGAAAACTAATaagacaaaaagaaatgaagtcaatatatataaggaaagaaatggaattaattaaactgtaaaataaaaactaatagaaaacttatatgtattaattagttaacaagaataaattaatagaatattggaaatataaaaaaaaattgtaggaaatttctaatttatttatagcagttaaaattaaatataaaaaaataaaatttgttaccTGTGTAACATCAATCAGAGGAGGCCAATGTTAATAAGTCTGTGtagacaatattttttgtgcagttTTTTTCTGGCTTATCAGTTGAGATTGGTCGTATCAAAATCTTAATTGCAGAAATAGTCTTAGCTCTTGATAAAACTACATATAATTGTCCATGTGAGAAAACTGAATGTGGTAAGTATATCCCAACAAAATCTAATGTCTGTCCTTGTGACTTGTTTATACTCATTGCAGAGCTTAGTTTAACAGGAAATTGAGTTCGTTTGAATGGGAAACCACTGTTTTCATCAGGATTTGGTAAAAATGAAATTCTTGGAATAAAAACCTTTTTGCCACTGTGATGACCAACTGCAATTTCTGCATGAATAACGTTACGATCAAAATTGCAACAGATTAGTCGTATTCCATTGCATAGTCCTTCTGAAGGATTGATGTTTCTCAATAACATGATTGGACAGTTTTGTTTCAACAATAATTCATGTGGATGAAGTCCATTCGGTGTTAAAGTGTGTAAGAAATCTTCCATGACTGCTTGTTCAGATGCGTTGATTGTTTCATCAAAACTgtaatattgttttaactcTCCAGGAAATCTCTGAATCAACAAAGTGtttatttcatcaacataaCTGTTTTTTGGTGTCAATATAGCTTGATTCATCATGCTTGAAATATTTGCTGAATAAtcagaaatattatgaaaaacagTATCCACCAAATGATCCAAAGAAGCAgcatcattttcatatggaattaACATGACTGCAGGAATTCTGACGTGTTCATTAATTGTGATTGGTGGTAACCCATTCCCTAAATCCAATATGTATCTTGAAAACTCTGGATCTAATCTTGTacgcatattttcagtcaaACGAATTTTTGTCAATTTTGGCCATAGGTAGGAAGAAACTAAGCTGGCATCAATCTGTTGTTGTCTTGTTCCTTTTGGAACCACAGGTAGAATCTGACGAAAATCTCCACCAAACACAATAACTTTTCCACCAAAAGATAATTCTGAATCTTTAATGTCATTTAGCATTTTATCCAATGCTTCTATAGATTCTTTTCTTGACATATATAGGAGCTTCATCCCATATGATCAACTTTACTTTTTGTAGTAATCTTGCAAGTCCACTTTGTTTGTTGACACTACATGTGAGATTTTTGTTGGTATCTAGTGGACTTTTGAATTGTGAATGTGCAGTTCGACCTCCAGGTAAGATTGATGCAGCTACACCAGATGAAGCAGTTGCAAGAGCAATTAATTGCTTTGTTCTTATTGTAGCAAGGAGTGCTTTGTATAAAAATGTTTTTCCTGTTCCACCAGGACCATCAATAAAGAATATGGCAGCTTCATTTGACAAAACTTTTTGTAAGATAGAATTATAAGCATTTTGTTGTTCGCAATTAAGCAGTGTTGATGCATGAAGATCTTCTTTTAGAATTGGAACAGCtaattcatcatcaatttctcTAAACAAAAACTCATCTTGATCAAAATCAATGTTTTGGTCGATGAGATGGAACGAATTGATGTTTCTACCCATTGATTCAAATATTGTGAAGATGGAGCGTAAAGTTTCAGTTCTAATAGTTGATGAAGAACTTTCAACTAATTGAAAATCAGCAGACATATCTTGTTCAAAGTGCTCCCAAAGATCTCTTGGATTTGTAGGATTACAGTAAACCAAAATTGTTACAAATAGTCTTCTTAAACTGAAAGGCATTTGGTAAAGAGAGGCTTCATATAAGCATTCTTCTAAACTGTCATCTCTCTGTAATAAACCATACATAGTTGCAGCTTCACGAAATGTGGTGGCCAAGATACCATTTATAGTTTTGAGATGATCAAATGATAAAGGACCTCTTATATGATTTAATAACATCCGCAGATAATACCTTTCTCCTTCAAAAGGATTTGCTGTAACAATTCGACCTATCACAACTTGTTTTTTCCGAATAGTCCACATTTTGTATTGTTGgctccaaacataaaattcaggAAATTCTTTATACAACAATTTTCTGGCATTCTGATCAACTTGATTTGTTGCGAAAAATTCAGTTAGCATTGATTTTGCTGAAAAGTCAGAGTTCATCACATTTGTTAAGTTTTCATGTGCACGGAAAGTAACCTGGTGTTGATTTTCAAGATGTAAATGTAAGCTATAGACTGCTGGATGAACCTTATTGATAATAAACCCAAATATTCTCCACATAGCCTCTGGTGGAGCAATCCATCGAGCTGATTGAAATCACTCAATTTCATCAATCTGTTGAGTGCTTTGTTTAGAAACCAGATTAAAGGCAACACGATCATGGCCTTTATAAATGTATTTGTAGAGATACTTGACAGCTTTTATTGTAGAACATATCTCAACATTAATATGGCAGTCAAACATTGCAAGTAAATAAGGGTTATATGGAACAACCCAACGATTATCTAAATCATGTCCTCTGATTTTGGCTGTTCTTCCATTGTTGCAGCGTTTATATATTGGGAAGCAATCATTTCCAACAACAGTGTTTGAGACAAACTGTTTTGGGTAATTATTTTTGCAACAgctatttttcatgcatacatttgTTGGATTTAGAACTCCACACGGGCCATCCATCATATGCTTAACAACAGCTGTATAGAGATGTAAGTTGTTGTCTTTGTCGGGTAATTCAGCAGATACGATCTCATCAAAAGATTCTGGTGCATATAATTTCCAATCTTGACGCAATATAATTAGGAAATGGGCATGTGGAAGTCCTCTTTTTTGGTGctcaataacataaacatatgctgagatttttccaaatatttctCGTTTGAATAGTTGATACTTCAGATCCTCTAATTTTGCTCTAAAGATTCGAGCAATTAAGTCAGGTCGATTTTGGGTTTCCTCATGTGGTAACAATTGAGTTGAGATCTCTTTCCAGTTTGGATTGCATGTCattgtcaaaaaaatatctGGTTTGCCATATCGTTGAACTAAAGTCATTGCTTCTAAATATCTTTTTTGCATATCTCTTGGGCCTCCAATAAAAGATGAAGGCAAAATTATACGTTTGCCAATTCTTAAAGCGCTTGTTTCTCCAAGATTAATGCTATCAACAATGCCTTGATATAATTCAGATCGAATATGTTGTTAATTGCAACGAAAATAATCTAACCTTGAAGTCTCTATCTTGACATACATgtcaacaacaaattgttgaAGAAGTCGGCCAGAGATTAGAAGAATAGATTTCAGATTTTCTCTAATTTGTAACTTGTAACAGTAATATTCACGGCAAGAAACAATGggatcttttctctttttctttaaaactacaaaagtaataaaaaattatttagaaaaatacataccaaatatattaataataagttttataaaaaagataGCATAGAAAATTTAACCTTGTTGTTCTCTTCTGAGTAATTCTTCTGCTGATGTTGATTGATGAGGATCAATTAATTGAGTTGTGCAATTATTGGTAGATACAGATGCAGTTCTTTTGTTAATTCTTTGTATGCCTTGGTGCCATCCAATATCTCCGAGAGGAAACAGTAAAGGATATTGAAGCGGATCATAACatctaaaataatattgaactaaATGACTCCCGCCAATATGGTTAAATACGAAAATATCACGAGGTGTTAAATGTTCTGAATCATCATTTTCAACCCAAATAGCTGCAACTTCTGATGATGTTGGGGCATTAAACACCCGTTGATCTAAACCAGGATCTGATTTTATACAGATTTTTTGATATTCCAAATTTGGTAAATCACCAATAGATcgaaaaaatgttgaatatgGATTTACATGAAGGAGATCCATAAGTTGGGCAATAATAGAAGGATCCATTCTGATTGAGTCAACAATGCGATTCTCAAATTCATGTTCAATGTCATAGAAATATAGCTGCAAATTAGAAGGTTGACCATTTGAAGGAATCAAATCAGAGAGATAGTGATAAATTTGACCTTGAGCTCGAAATGTATATATTCCTCTGTTTCTTCGACATAAATTTCTGTTAAATTTAACTCCAAAAGATGTGAAAGCAAATTTGTTGTTGTACGTTCGAACATATGTTTGAAATTGTGTAGATTCAGCAGTATTTGAAACAAACAAATTATAGAGTTGATCTGGAACATCATTTGTAACCAAAGAGATTGATCCGTCAGCACAGCAGAAACTgttttgtttcatgaaagaaTCTTTTCGCTTTGCAATGCTTACAATGTGGCACATTTGGTAAATAATTTGCTTCAACTggaatattt
This sequence is a window from Carya illinoinensis cultivar Pawnee chromosome 9, C.illinoinensisPawnee_v1, whole genome shotgun sequence. Protein-coding genes within it:
- the LOC122276962 gene encoding uncharacterized protein LOC122276962; this translates as MTLVQRYGKPDIFLTMTCNPNWKEISTQLLPHEETQNRPDLIARIFRAKLEDLKYQLFKREIFGKISAYVYVIEHQKRGLPHAHFLIILRQDWKLYAPESFDEIVSAELPDKDNNLHLYTAVVKHMMDGPCGVLNPTNVCMKNSCCKNNYPKQFVSNTVVGNDCFPIYKRCNNGRTAKIRGHDLDNRWVVPYNPYLLAMFDCHINVEICSTIKAVKYLYKYIYKGHDRVAFNLVSKQSTQQIDEIE
- the LOC122276961 gene encoding uncharacterized protein LOC122276961, producing the protein MWRIFGFIINKVHPAVYSLHLHLENQHQVTFRAHENLTNVMNSDFSAKSMLTEFFATNQVDQNARKLLYKEFPEFYVWSQQYKMWTIRKKQVVIGRIVTANPFEGERYYLRMLLNHIRGPLSFDHLKTINGILATTFREAATMYGLLQRDDSLEECLYEASLYQMPFSLRRLFVTILVYCNPTNPRDLWEHFEQDMSADFQLVESSSSTIRTETLRSIFTIFESMGRNINSFHLIDQNIDFDQDEFLFREIDDELAVPILKEDLHASTLLNCEQQNAYNSILQKVLSNEAAIFFIDGPGGTGKTFLYKALLATIRTKQLIALATASSGVAASILPGGRTAHSQFKSPLDTNKNLTCSVNKQSGLARLLQKVKLIIWDEAPIYVKKRIYRSIG